One genomic window of Geodermatophilus sp. DSM 44513 includes the following:
- the hpt gene encoding hypoxanthine phosphoribosyltransferase: MSESASAPAELGNDHGYGPDIDHVLLTEAQITEKITELAGQVARDYAGREVLLVGVLKGAVLFMSDFARALRLPTQMEFMAVSSYGSATSSSGVVRILKDLDRDISDRHVLVIEDIIDSGLTLSWLLKNLGGRRPASLEVCALLRKPDAVQVDVPVRYVGFDIPNEFVVGYGLDYAERYRDLPYIATLKPEVYT, from the coding sequence GTGAGCGAGTCCGCCAGCGCTCCCGCAGAGCTCGGCAACGACCACGGCTACGGCCCCGACATCGACCACGTCCTGCTCACCGAGGCGCAGATCACCGAGAAGATCACCGAGCTGGCCGGCCAGGTGGCCCGCGACTACGCCGGGCGCGAGGTGCTGCTGGTCGGCGTCCTCAAGGGTGCGGTGCTGTTCATGAGCGACTTCGCCCGCGCCCTTCGGCTGCCCACCCAGATGGAGTTCATGGCCGTCTCCTCCTACGGCTCGGCCACCAGCTCCTCCGGCGTCGTGCGCATCCTCAAGGACCTCGACCGGGACATCAGCGACCGCCACGTCCTGGTCATCGAGGACATCATCGACTCCGGGCTGACGCTGTCCTGGCTGCTGAAGAACCTCGGCGGCCGGCGTCCGGCGTCCCTGGAGGTGTGCGCGCTGCTGCGCAAGCCCGACGCGGTCCAGGTCGACGTGCCGGTGCGCTACGTCGGGTTCGACATCCCGAACGAGTTCGTCGTCGGCTACGGCCTGGACTACGCCGAGCGCTACCGCGACCTGCCCTACATCGCCACCCTCAAGCCCGAGGTGTACACCTGA
- the ftsH gene encoding ATP-dependent zinc metalloprotease FtsH, with translation MERKKLFRSVWFWVVLVVILALAFSSLFRGNGNLQEVSTATALQQIESGNVESLTINDREQTVDLILTDPVDGNEEITASYPIGAEDEVFDLARGLGGDAEFDTNVSQDSVLVSLLISFLPFVILLLLLFWLFNSMQGGGRGVMAFGKSKAKQVTKDTPKTTFADVAGADEAIEELHEIKDFLANPVKFQAVGAKIPKGVLLFGPPGTGKTLLARAVAGEAGVPFFSISGSDFVEMFVGVGASRVRDLFTQAKENAPAIIFVDEIDAVGRHRGAGMGGGHDEREQTLNQMLVEMDGFDVKGGVIMIAATNRPDILDPALLRPGRFDRQIAVDRPDLEGRKRILEVHAKGKPLAPDVDLETVARRTPGFTGADLANVLNEGALLTARNNGTVVTDEVLEEAIDRVIAGPERKTRAMSEKEKKVTAYHEGGHALVAHALPNLDPVHKVTILPRGRSLGHTLVLPTEDKYTQTRSEMIDTLAYALGGRAAEELVFHEPTTGAGNDIEKATAMARAMVTQYGMSAKLGAVKYGSTDAEPFLGRDMGSRPDYSEAVAADIDAEIRALIEAAHDEAWEILVEHRGVLDQLVLELMAKETLSKEDMARICAPVTKRPSLAPYNGFGKRTPSDQPPVLTPAEHAARNGNGRLPQESDPVGDVGAPVQR, from the coding sequence ATGGAACGTAAGAAGCTCTTCCGCTCCGTGTGGTTCTGGGTCGTCCTCGTCGTCATCCTGGCGCTGGCCTTCTCCTCCCTGTTCCGTGGGAACGGGAACCTCCAGGAGGTCAGCACGGCGACCGCGCTCCAGCAGATCGAGAGCGGCAACGTCGAGAGCCTCACGATCAACGACCGTGAGCAGACCGTCGACCTGATCCTCACCGACCCGGTCGACGGGAACGAGGAGATCACCGCCTCCTACCCGATCGGTGCCGAGGACGAGGTCTTCGACCTGGCCCGGGGCCTGGGCGGTGACGCCGAGTTCGACACGAACGTCTCGCAGGACAGCGTCCTGGTCAGCCTGCTGATCAGCTTCCTGCCGTTCGTGATCCTCCTGCTCCTGCTGTTCTGGCTGTTCAACTCCATGCAGGGCGGCGGCCGCGGGGTCATGGCCTTCGGCAAGTCCAAGGCCAAGCAGGTCACCAAGGACACGCCCAAGACGACGTTCGCCGACGTCGCCGGCGCCGACGAGGCGATCGAGGAGCTGCACGAGATCAAGGACTTCCTCGCCAACCCGGTGAAGTTCCAGGCCGTGGGCGCGAAGATCCCCAAGGGCGTGCTGCTGTTCGGCCCGCCCGGCACCGGCAAGACCCTGCTGGCCCGCGCCGTCGCCGGCGAGGCCGGGGTGCCGTTCTTCTCCATCTCCGGCTCGGACTTCGTCGAGATGTTCGTCGGTGTCGGCGCCAGCCGCGTCCGGGACCTGTTCACCCAGGCCAAGGAGAACGCGCCGGCGATCATCTTCGTCGACGAGATCGACGCCGTGGGCCGGCACCGCGGCGCGGGCATGGGCGGCGGGCACGACGAGCGCGAGCAGACGCTCAACCAGATGCTCGTCGAGATGGACGGCTTCGACGTCAAGGGCGGCGTCATCATGATCGCCGCCACCAACCGGCCGGACATCCTGGACCCCGCACTGCTGCGCCCCGGCCGCTTCGACCGGCAGATCGCCGTCGACCGTCCCGACCTGGAGGGCCGCAAGCGGATCCTCGAGGTGCACGCCAAGGGCAAGCCGCTGGCACCGGACGTCGACCTGGAGACCGTGGCCCGCCGGACGCCGGGCTTCACCGGTGCCGACCTGGCCAACGTGCTCAACGAGGGCGCGCTGCTCACCGCGCGCAACAACGGCACGGTCGTCACCGACGAGGTCCTCGAGGAGGCCATCGACCGGGTCATCGCCGGCCCCGAGCGCAAGACGCGGGCGATGAGCGAGAAGGAGAAGAAGGTCACCGCCTACCACGAGGGCGGGCACGCCCTGGTGGCGCACGCGCTGCCCAACCTGGACCCGGTGCACAAGGTGACGATCCTGCCGCGCGGCCGCTCCCTCGGGCACACGCTGGTGCTGCCGACCGAGGACAAGTACACCCAGACCCGGTCGGAGATGATCGACACGCTCGCCTACGCCCTCGGTGGCCGGGCGGCCGAGGAGCTCGTCTTCCACGAGCCGACCACCGGCGCCGGCAACGACATCGAGAAGGCCACCGCGATGGCCCGGGCGATGGTCACCCAGTACGGCATGAGCGCCAAGCTCGGGGCGGTCAAGTACGGCAGCACCGACGCCGAGCCCTTCCTCGGCCGCGACATGGGCTCCCGGCCGGACTACTCCGAGGCCGTGGCCGCCGACATCGACGCCGAGATCCGCGCCCTGATCGAGGCCGCGCACGACGAGGCGTGGGAGATCCTGGTCGAGCACCGGGGCGTCCTGGACCAGCTCGTGCTCGAGCTGATGGCCAAGGAGACGCTGTCCAAGGAGGACATGGCGCGCATCTGCGCGCCGGTGACCAAGCGGCCCTCGCTGGCGCCCTACAACGGCTTCGGCAAGCGCACCCCGTCGGACCAGCCGCCGGTGCTGACCCCCGCGGAGCACGCCGCCCGCAACGGCAACGGCCGCCTCCCCCAGGAGAGCGACCCCGTCGGGGACGTCGGAGCCCCCGTCCAGCGGTGA